CGTTAATCGTTTTTACGATTGAGGTAGGCATACGGCATAATTGGGAGCATTCGTCTTGAAGGGTCGAAAGCCCCGGAATGTTCAAGTCCAAGTCTTCTGATTTTTGGAAGATATCGATCTAGTACAAGCTCTCTCGAGCTTCTTTGGATGCTATACTCATTTTATTCACGAAATCTTTGCGACGTACTGCGGCAGAGGCTTCACGAATATTGGCTCCAATACTTGTCGAAG
This region of Flavobacteriales bacterium genomic DNA includes:
- a CDS encoding four helix bundle protein; protein product: MSSTSIGANIREASAAVRRKDFVNKMSIASKEARESLY